The following are encoded in a window of Telmatobacter sp. DSM 110680 genomic DNA:
- a CDS encoding DUF1800 domain-containing protein has product MQFFHGPLTAVLGLSLVAPAVPAQTSVSDTNQPPKRLSGRSNYHSTEIQGDARILHALNRFTFGPRPGDVDAVRTMGLDKWFDQQLHPATIGEVDLRARLAEFPAMQWNPQELLFRVPSNAIIRQALDGKIPVPERGALHAVYENQMYRVSVKKQEKEQKKVGEQAKPRMATDAVPQMAANAATLMAASNDQNSVLVQEPGSMDMNQMTAEKAAPATPVDDGQFRRMLDLAPEQRVQRLVAMQPESFEAFFKSLKQQQRNALMQDLSPNLKEVVLDLDNPQRLVNEEMIAQRLTHDIYANAQLQEVMTDFWLNHFNVFLHKNEATPYYLVSFERDVIRPRALGKFEDLLEATAHSPAMMLYLDNASSIGPDSMAAERADRRPNNKKKREGLNENYARELMELHTLGVNGGYSQADVTHVARILTGWTVERPERGGGFQFEPNRHEPGTKAVMGEKFKDHGEQEGRELLHMLATRPATAQFISRKLALRFVSDDPPQALVDRMAKTFLSTNGDIAAVLSTLFHAPEFWDANIYRAKVKTPVEFVVSAARAGNADIENMQPLANAVREMGMPLYGCVTPNGYSWQSDTWVSTNALVNRMNFALSLAANRLPGISIAWDPTANVNNDATMLQTNPASPDPQVEESRLEALLVSGGVSDSTRTAVLQQFEQQRNQIQNSAAAMPVAVSERQKFRARAVSDVERQDQVLAGLLLGSPEFQRR; this is encoded by the coding sequence ATGCAGTTTTTTCATGGACCGCTGACCGCCGTGCTGGGCCTCAGTCTTGTCGCTCCGGCTGTTCCGGCGCAGACATCGGTTTCGGATACGAACCAGCCGCCGAAGCGGCTTTCCGGACGCTCGAACTACCACTCGACAGAGATACAAGGGGACGCGCGGATTCTGCACGCTCTGAACCGCTTCACATTTGGACCACGACCGGGAGATGTGGACGCGGTGCGCACGATGGGGCTCGACAAATGGTTCGATCAGCAACTGCATCCAGCGACGATAGGCGAAGTCGACCTGAGAGCGCGGCTGGCAGAGTTCCCTGCAATGCAATGGAATCCGCAGGAACTGCTCTTTCGAGTACCCAGCAATGCGATCATCCGTCAGGCCCTCGACGGAAAGATTCCGGTGCCGGAACGGGGTGCGCTGCACGCGGTATACGAGAATCAGATGTATCGCGTGAGTGTTAAGAAACAGGAGAAGGAACAGAAGAAAGTTGGTGAGCAGGCAAAGCCACGGATGGCGACAGATGCGGTTCCGCAAATGGCTGCGAATGCGGCGACGTTGATGGCTGCTTCGAACGACCAGAATAGCGTCCTCGTGCAAGAGCCGGGCTCGATGGATATGAATCAGATGACTGCCGAGAAGGCTGCGCCCGCAACGCCTGTCGACGATGGGCAGTTTCGACGGATGCTGGATCTGGCACCGGAGCAACGGGTACAGCGCCTGGTGGCAATGCAGCCTGAATCATTTGAGGCATTTTTCAAATCGTTGAAGCAGCAACAGCGCAATGCCCTGATGCAGGATCTTTCGCCTAATCTCAAGGAAGTGGTTTTGGATCTTGATAATCCGCAGCGGCTTGTGAACGAGGAGATGATTGCACAGCGGCTGACGCACGACATCTACGCAAATGCGCAGTTGCAGGAAGTGATGACGGATTTCTGGCTTAATCACTTCAATGTATTTCTGCACAAAAACGAAGCCACGCCTTACTACCTTGTGAGTTTTGAGCGCGATGTGATTCGACCGCGGGCGCTGGGCAAATTTGAGGATCTGCTGGAGGCTACCGCTCATAGTCCGGCAATGATGTTGTACCTCGATAACGCCAGCAGCATCGGGCCTGATTCGATGGCAGCGGAACGAGCAGACCGGCGCCCCAACAACAAGAAAAAGCGTGAAGGGCTGAATGAGAACTATGCGCGCGAACTAATGGAGTTACACACATTGGGGGTGAATGGCGGCTACTCGCAAGCAGATGTGACGCATGTGGCTCGCATTTTGACCGGATGGACAGTCGAACGTCCGGAGCGCGGTGGAGGATTTCAGTTTGAGCCTAACCGGCATGAACCGGGCACAAAGGCTGTGATGGGCGAGAAGTTCAAAGATCACGGCGAGCAGGAAGGGCGCGAACTGCTGCATATGCTGGCGACGCGACCCGCAACTGCACAGTTCATCTCGCGCAAGCTGGCACTACGCTTTGTGAGCGATGATCCGCCGCAGGCGCTGGTGGACCGGATGGCTAAGACGTTTCTGAGCACGAACGGGGACATCGCAGCGGTGCTGAGCACGCTCTTTCATGCCCCCGAATTCTGGGACGCCAATATCTATCGCGCAAAGGTGAAGACTCCGGTTGAGTTTGTGGTATCCGCGGCGCGCGCAGGGAATGCGGATATTGAGAATATGCAGCCGCTGGCGAATGCAGTGCGCGAAATGGGCATGCCGCTTTATGGTTGCGTTACGCCGAATGGCTATAGCTGGCAATCAGATACGTGGGTTAGCACCAACGCTCTGGTGAACCGAATGAATTTTGCGTTGTCGCTGGCTGCGAACCGGCTACCGGGAATTTCGATTGCCTGGGATCCGACGGCAAATGTGAACAACGACGCGACGATGCTGCAGACGAACCCGGCTTCACCCGATCCGCAGGTGGAAGAATCGCGGCTTGAGGCCCTTTTGGTGAGCGGCGGAGTAAGCGATTCAACGCGAACTGCGGTGTTGCAACAGTTTGAACAGCAAAGAAATCAAATCCAAAATAGCGCGGCGGCGATGCCGGTGGCGGTAAGCGAGCGGCAGAAGTTTCGCGCACGCGCAGTGTCGGATGTAGAAAGACAAGACCAGGTGCTGGCGGGGCTGCTGCTGGGTTCACCGGAATTCCAGAGACGCTGA
- a CDS encoding diguanylate cyclase, which yields MHPLESGPCGSELPRVLIAEDDTVSRLILKNWIQRWGYEVVVVDNGEDAWLVLQQERPPEVVIMDWGLPGIDGIELSRRLRDKSRSYYHYILMVTSRTDELDVVHALESGADDCLGKPFGGPELRARLLVANRILALQNELIHAREELRIQAMRDGLTGLWNRTAFLDLFKRELERASRVNGHTGLLLLDLDNFKQVNDTYGHMAGDLVLKEAARRLCLNVRSYDFVGRYGGEEFFIAFPGSGKESLCQRAEIIRKSICSEPVHISQGDVRISLSIGAVISAGEMSAADCLAVADIGLYKAKDAGRNRSVLCEKSLPEILQSSATQREICSRCDPQCMATCVLAAC from the coding sequence ATGCACCCACTCGAGTCAGGGCCATGCGGGAGCGAACTTCCCCGCGTCCTTATCGCCGAGGACGATACGGTCTCCAGACTCATCCTCAAGAACTGGATTCAGCGATGGGGTTACGAGGTCGTCGTTGTCGACAACGGCGAGGACGCATGGCTGGTACTCCAACAGGAACGCCCACCCGAAGTCGTCATCATGGACTGGGGTTTGCCCGGAATCGATGGCATTGAGCTTTCCCGTCGCCTGCGCGATAAATCCCGCTCCTACTACCACTACATCCTCATGGTCACCAGCCGCACCGACGAACTCGACGTAGTTCACGCTCTCGAGTCTGGCGCCGACGATTGCCTCGGCAAACCCTTTGGCGGCCCTGAACTGCGTGCACGTCTCCTCGTCGCCAATCGCATCCTTGCGCTTCAGAACGAACTCATTCACGCTCGCGAAGAGTTGCGTATCCAAGCCATGCGTGACGGGCTTACCGGACTCTGGAACCGCACCGCCTTCCTGGATCTTTTCAAGCGCGAACTCGAGCGCGCCTCGCGCGTAAACGGTCACACCGGGCTGCTCCTACTTGATCTCGACAATTTCAAACAGGTCAATGATACGTACGGCCACATGGCTGGCGACCTGGTGCTCAAAGAAGCCGCGCGCCGCCTCTGCCTGAACGTCCGTTCCTACGACTTTGTTGGTCGCTATGGTGGCGAAGAATTTTTTATCGCCTTTCCAGGCTCAGGCAAAGAATCGTTGTGTCAACGCGCAGAGATCATCCGCAAATCCATCTGCAGCGAGCCCGTTCACATCTCGCAAGGCGATGTGCGCATCTCGTTGAGCATCGGTGCGGTCATTTCGGCTGGCGAGATGAGCGCCGCAGACTGCCTCGCAGTGGCAGATATAGGCCTCTATAAAGCCAAGGATGCTGGCCGAAACCGATCCGTCCTCTGTGAAAAGTCTTTGCCGGAAATCCTTCAATCCTCCGCCACTCAGCGCGAAATCTGTTCCCGATGCGATCCACAATGCATGGCAACCTGTGTTCTGGCGGCATGCTGA
- a CDS encoding pyrrolo-quinoline quinone has product MNLKAGGSAQAVTLTATAVNGFTGAIQSSVTGLPSGVSASPSTLSLSAGAAQQISFSAAPNAAANSSTASISANSGNLSHSLPITITVTAAASGVDVTTYHDDVARTGLNPNESTLTPANVTSGTFGLLRTLPVDGLVDGEPLYLSALNVAGETHNVVFAVTEHDSVYAFDADSGTQIWKTSILGANETTSGDHGCGQITPEIGITSTPVIDRSAGAHGTMFVVGMSLDAQGAYHQRLHALDVTTGAEISGSPTEISAIFPGTGAGSSGGNVIFAPGQYAERAGLLLLNGVIYAGWTSHCDFQPYTGWLMGYSETTLAQTSALNLTPNGSEGSIWMAGAGLAADTSGNIYFLDANGTFDASLNASGFPVNSDFGNAFLKVSTSGGTLAVADYFEPFNTVTESNDDVDLGSGGALLLPDLKDAAGTTWHLAVGAGKDQKIYVVNRDAMGKFNAQDNSALYQEIDGAIGGVWSMPAWFNNTVYYGAVSDTLKAFPIANAKLAAAPAFHSANSFQYPGTTPAVSANGTANGIVWAVENSSPAVLHAYDATNLNELYNSDQAAAGRDHFGNGNKFITPSIVNGKVFVGTPNGVAVFGLLN; this is encoded by the coding sequence GTGAACCTCAAGGCCGGGGGAAGTGCGCAAGCCGTAACTCTGACCGCAACCGCCGTCAACGGATTCACGGGCGCGATTCAATCATCCGTTACAGGGCTACCCTCGGGAGTGAGTGCCTCGCCCTCAACCCTCTCTCTCTCTGCTGGCGCCGCTCAACAAATCAGTTTTTCCGCCGCACCCAACGCCGCCGCGAACTCCTCGACGGCCTCCATCTCGGCAAACTCGGGCAATCTCAGTCATTCCTTGCCGATCACCATCACCGTAACGGCAGCCGCTTCGGGCGTCGACGTCACCACCTATCATGACGACGTCGCGCGAACCGGCTTGAATCCCAACGAGAGCACACTCACGCCAGCCAACGTCACCTCCGGAACCTTCGGGTTGCTCAGAACGCTTCCTGTTGACGGCTTGGTGGATGGCGAGCCCTTGTATCTTTCTGCTCTAAATGTTGCCGGTGAGACCCACAACGTTGTCTTCGCAGTCACGGAGCACGACAGCGTCTATGCCTTCGACGCGGATTCGGGCACACAGATCTGGAAGACCTCAATTCTGGGCGCTAATGAAACCACGAGCGGTGACCATGGATGCGGCCAGATCACTCCCGAGATCGGAATCACCTCGACGCCGGTCATCGACAGGAGCGCCGGCGCACACGGAACAATGTTTGTTGTGGGAATGTCGCTGGATGCTCAGGGTGCATATCACCAGCGGCTTCACGCCCTCGACGTCACCACAGGCGCGGAAATATCCGGCAGTCCGACCGAAATCAGCGCAATCTTTCCTGGCACCGGAGCCGGCAGCTCCGGCGGGAATGTAATCTTCGCTCCGGGGCAATACGCTGAGCGCGCCGGTCTGCTCCTCCTGAATGGTGTCATCTACGCGGGCTGGACATCGCACTGCGACTTTCAGCCCTACACAGGCTGGTTGATGGGCTACAGCGAGACCACGCTGGCGCAGACCAGCGCTCTCAACCTCACGCCGAACGGCAGCGAAGGTTCAATCTGGATGGCGGGTGCGGGCCTCGCTGCGGACACGTCGGGGAATATCTACTTCCTTGATGCCAACGGAACGTTTGACGCCTCGCTCAACGCCAGCGGCTTTCCCGTAAACTCCGATTTTGGCAACGCCTTCTTGAAGGTCTCGACCAGCGGCGGAACTCTTGCCGTTGCCGATTACTTCGAGCCATTCAACACCGTCACGGAGTCCAACGATGACGTGGACCTTGGCTCTGGCGGAGCCCTTTTGCTTCCTGATCTGAAAGACGCGGCAGGCACGACATGGCATCTCGCCGTTGGGGCAGGGAAGGATCAGAAGATCTATGTCGTCAACCGCGATGCGATGGGCAAATTCAACGCGCAGGATAACAGCGCGCTCTATCAGGAAATCGACGGCGCCATCGGCGGAGTCTGGTCAATGCCCGCCTGGTTCAACAACACCGTCTATTACGGCGCAGTCAGCGACACCCTCAAGGCTTTTCCCATCGCCAACGCCAAGCTTGCCGCCGCGCCTGCCTTCCACAGCGCGAATTCGTTCCAATATCCCGGCACTACCCCCGCAGTCAGCGCCAACGGGACCGCCAACGGCATTGTCTGGGCCGTTGAAAATTCCTCGCCAGCAGTTCTCCACGCCTACGACGCCACAAATTTGAACGAGCTATATAACAGCGACCAGGCCGCAGCCGGACGCGATCACTTCGGCAATGGCAACAAATTCATCACGCCCTCGATCGTCAATGGAAAAGTCTTCGTCGGAACCCCGAACGGAGTGGCGGTCTTCGGCTTGTTGAATTGA
- a CDS encoding zf-HC2 domain-containing protein, whose protein sequence is MLDDLIDDSVTTEMRADLQEHLRGCEHCEVTLSTTRKTIQIYRSHEVYEMPLGLRERLHKAIMERCKKGC, encoded by the coding sequence ATGCTCGACGATCTAATCGACGATTCGGTAACGACCGAGATGCGCGCCGATCTGCAGGAGCACCTGCGCGGCTGCGAGCACTGCGAAGTCACGTTAAGCACCACGCGCAAGACCATCCAGATCTATCGATCGCACGAGGTTTATGAGATGCCGTTAGGGCTGCGGGAGCGGTTGCATAAGGCGATCATGGAGCGGTGCAAGAAGGGCTGCTGA
- a CDS encoding sigma-70 family RNA polymerase sigma factor gives MATIQPIAGENEQHPDVALVDRVRKGDISAYDELVRKYDRQIFRIAQHITQNREDAEDVMQDAFLKAYEKLDQFQGNSKFYTWLVRIAVNESLMRLRKRRTGKMVSIDEDIETEEGSVPRDLADWAPDPEQNYTQAELAEILRKTIQGLPPGFRIVFVLRDVEGLSTEETAETLGLSVPAVKSRLLRARLQLRERLSRYFKKKKVSREKGVKSDVH, from the coding sequence ATGGCGACCATCCAACCGATAGCAGGCGAAAACGAGCAACATCCCGATGTGGCCTTGGTAGACCGGGTCCGCAAGGGAGATATCTCGGCGTACGATGAGCTCGTTCGCAAGTACGATCGCCAGATTTTCAGGATTGCACAGCACATCACGCAGAACCGCGAAGATGCTGAAGACGTGATGCAAGACGCGTTTCTGAAGGCGTATGAGAAGCTCGATCAATTTCAGGGGAACTCGAAGTTTTACACATGGCTGGTCCGGATCGCAGTAAACGAAAGCCTGATGCGACTGCGCAAGCGGCGTACGGGCAAGATGGTATCGATCGACGAGGATATCGAGACGGAGGAGGGCAGCGTTCCGCGCGACCTCGCCGACTGGGCTCCCGATCCGGAGCAGAACTATACGCAGGCGGAGTTGGCCGAGATTTTACGCAAAACGATACAGGGCCTGCCTCCGGGCTTCCGGATAGTTTTTGTGTTGCGCGACGTGGAAGGTCTATCCACGGAAGAGACGGCGGAGACGCTGGGTTTAAGCGTGCCTGCCGTGAAATCGCGGTTGCTAAGGGCTCGGCTCCAATTGCGCGAACGCCTCAGCCGTTACTTCAAGAAGAAAAAGGTTTCCCGGGAAAAGGGAGTGAAAAGTGACGTGCACTGA
- a CDS encoding transglycosylase SLT domain-containing protein — MSPVFSPLLTQVPARVLAAVLCALLAATPLEGKRYDAQTSASPDTSHPATHKAKKPGSTSTQKPSATSARKPGTSTARKSSATTHRSATAPRGKKKYVSPAERRRRAARAHKIKLAFVASTELRPMAQQLATLRTPAAYSGVLSYAHAHSGEPAAAAYLSLGHAYLLDKRYIDAVASLHQAKQSGEELNDYADFLAAKANHEANLEAQAETLLKGFKEKYPDSIFVDEVPELEANVLLDLHDLVGAKRVLDAAASDPAAGRVGYQLAAGLLAQAQNQNQEAVHIFKALLLAYPLSTEAAIARAKLTSLNAEDSLTSDELRGLGDAYYKAGHYEEASEQYRALAQKFNLDPQTRNGFAVAAAACDLKLKRLTETQATALADTPDENGARRLYLLMELARNRNDLDEQTSIVTRLETDFPSSQWLAEALFSSGNMYLLRKDYPRAAEYYSYLAEHFSSNKNASAAHWRAGWLNYRLGNFKDAERIFDEQIHNFPGTTETASALYWRGRLYESQDHNLAQAAANYRTIVRVYQHFFYAQMARQRLAALGSTEPAPTPDLDQIKSANVPTLAESFPEDSPHLAKAKLLANAGLNDYIPREIAADPDSGSWSALAEAQIYASYGEAYRAMRALKRALPGAASAPIQSIPLAYWHILFPEPYWTTIKIESAKNNLDPYLVASLIRQESEFNPSVISYANAWGLMQLLPSTGKTIAREEGMTHFQTFQLLDPETNIRLGTRYLRQTLDRFGGVPEYALAAYNAGESRVEDWQASGPYSGIDEFVESIPFTQTRDYVQAILRNIEIYREIDASQTAPAASKSSSGR, encoded by the coding sequence ATGAGTCCAGTTTTTTCCCCTCTTTTAACGCAAGTCCCGGCTCGGGTTCTGGCTGCCGTGCTTTGTGCATTGCTGGCAGCCACTCCATTAGAGGGGAAACGGTACGACGCGCAAACCTCCGCATCACCCGATACCTCGCATCCCGCCACTCACAAGGCGAAGAAGCCGGGTAGCACTTCCACTCAAAAGCCGTCTGCCACAAGCGCCAGAAAACCCGGTACCTCCACCGCTAGGAAATCATCGGCCACGACCCACCGGTCAGCCACTGCGCCTCGAGGTAAAAAGAAATACGTCAGCCCCGCCGAGCGTCGCCGCCGCGCCGCTCGCGCCCACAAAATCAAGCTCGCCTTTGTCGCATCCACCGAGTTGCGACCTATGGCCCAGCAACTGGCCACCCTGCGCACGCCAGCTGCCTACTCCGGCGTCTTGTCCTACGCACATGCGCATTCCGGCGAGCCGGCTGCGGCAGCCTACCTTTCTCTCGGTCACGCCTACTTGCTCGATAAGCGCTACATTGATGCAGTCGCCAGCCTCCATCAGGCGAAGCAATCTGGAGAAGAGCTTAACGACTACGCAGACTTCCTAGCCGCAAAGGCGAATCACGAAGCCAATCTTGAAGCCCAGGCCGAAACCCTGCTCAAGGGCTTCAAGGAAAAGTATCCCGACAGCATCTTCGTTGACGAGGTGCCCGAACTCGAAGCCAACGTGCTTCTCGACTTGCACGATCTCGTCGGAGCCAAGCGCGTCCTCGACGCTGCCGCCAGCGATCCTGCCGCCGGTCGTGTTGGCTATCAACTTGCTGCCGGCCTCTTAGCCCAGGCACAGAACCAGAATCAGGAGGCCGTTCACATCTTCAAGGCGCTCCTGTTGGCATACCCGCTCTCTACTGAAGCCGCCATCGCCCGCGCCAAGCTCACCTCGCTCAATGCAGAGGACTCCCTCACCAGCGACGAACTCCGCGGTCTCGGCGACGCCTATTACAAGGCTGGGCATTACGAAGAAGCCAGCGAGCAGTATCGAGCACTTGCCCAGAAGTTCAATCTCGATCCGCAAACCCGCAATGGTTTCGCCGTCGCCGCCGCAGCGTGCGATTTGAAACTCAAGCGCCTCACCGAGACCCAGGCTACGGCCCTTGCAGATACTCCAGATGAGAACGGCGCGCGCCGCCTTTATTTACTTATGGAACTTGCGCGGAACCGCAACGATCTCGACGAGCAGACAAGCATCGTGACACGCCTGGAAACTGATTTCCCTTCGAGCCAGTGGCTGGCTGAGGCCCTTTTTTCCAGCGGCAACATGTATCTGCTTCGCAAAGACTATCCGCGCGCAGCCGAATACTACAGCTACCTCGCCGAGCATTTTTCATCGAACAAGAATGCCTCCGCAGCCCATTGGCGCGCCGGATGGCTGAACTACCGCCTGGGAAACTTTAAAGACGCCGAGCGCATTTTCGACGAGCAGATTCACAACTTTCCGGGCACGACAGAGACAGCCTCCGCCCTTTATTGGCGCGGTCGTCTCTATGAGAGCCAGGATCACAATCTTGCCCAAGCCGCAGCTAACTATCGCACCATTGTTCGCGTCTATCAACACTTCTTTTATGCGCAGATGGCGCGTCAACGCCTCGCCGCATTAGGCAGTACTGAGCCCGCACCCACTCCTGATCTCGATCAGATCAAGTCTGCTAACGTTCCCACGCTTGCCGAATCTTTCCCCGAAGACAGCCCGCATCTCGCAAAAGCCAAATTGCTCGCCAATGCCGGCCTCAACGACTACATCCCGCGTGAAATCGCCGCGGATCCGGATTCAGGCTCGTGGAGCGCCCTCGCAGAAGCTCAAATCTACGCATCCTACGGAGAGGCATATCGCGCTATGCGCGCCCTTAAGCGCGCGCTACCAGGTGCCGCGAGCGCGCCTATCCAGTCCATCCCTCTTGCCTACTGGCACATACTCTTCCCGGAGCCTTATTGGACAACCATCAAGATTGAATCCGCCAAAAACAATCTAGATCCTTATCTCGTTGCGTCACTCATCCGCCAGGAATCCGAATTTAATCCATCCGTAATTTCTTACGCCAACGCCTGGGGCCTCATGCAACTCCTCCCGTCCACTGGCAAGACAATTGCACGCGAAGAGGGAATGACGCATTTCCAGACCTTTCAGCTGCTGGATCCCGAAACCAACATCCGTCTCGGCACCCGTTATCTTAGACAGACGCTCGACAGGTTCGGCGGAGTTCCCGAGTACGCATTGGCCGCCTACAATGCCGGCGAGAGCCGCGTTGAAGATTGGCAGGCCTCAGGCCCCTACAGTGGCATTGACGAGTTCGTCGAATCCATACCCTTCACTCAAACTCGCGATTATGTTCAGGCGATTTTGCGCAACATCGAAATCTATCGCGAGATCGACGCTAGCCAAACCGCTCCTGCCGCATCTAAGTCTTCAAGTGGCAGGTAG
- a CDS encoding site-specific integrase, with translation MAKREIKKVRGVFERPKSSGVWWINYYAEGVQHRECIGTRGDAIDAYRDRKATARRGRKLPDLRHGRLTLSSLVDDALEYAKAHNSRYRDYASKASIVCAEFGPRIASSIKPQEIDSWLTRRFKTPATSNRYRAFLSLVWKQAMINGNAESNPARLVRQRKEPPGRVRFLSYEEYDRLYKAIERQCPEHLAEFIVSVHTGMRLSEQYTTSWNQVDLDRRVIELGKTKNFSRRTVHLNADAITAIKSVRSPGRKRTAMVFPNPVKDFVTDRWFHPCLKEAGITAYVWHCNRHTFCSWLAMNGASINEIQVAAGHKTIAMAAKYAHLSPAHNLGVVDRISGAVRNPNKH, from the coding sequence ATGGCAAAGAGAGAGATTAAGAAGGTACGGGGAGTCTTCGAGCGGCCGAAAAGCTCTGGGGTCTGGTGGATCAATTATTACGCCGAAGGTGTCCAGCACCGCGAGTGCATCGGAACCCGCGGTGACGCGATCGACGCCTACCGAGACCGTAAAGCTACGGCAAGACGCGGACGCAAGTTGCCCGATTTGCGCCATGGGAGGCTTACCCTTTCTTCACTGGTCGACGACGCGCTTGAGTATGCCAAAGCTCACAACAGCCGATATCGCGATTATGCAAGCAAGGCAAGCATTGTGTGTGCGGAGTTCGGCCCAAGGATCGCATCGTCCATCAAGCCTCAAGAGATCGATTCTTGGCTGACCCGGAGGTTCAAAACTCCAGCAACATCGAACCGGTATCGCGCGTTCCTGTCCCTGGTTTGGAAACAAGCGATGATCAACGGCAACGCTGAATCGAATCCAGCGCGCCTTGTTCGGCAGCGCAAGGAACCGCCCGGCCGCGTTCGGTTCCTGAGTTACGAAGAGTACGACCGACTGTACAAGGCCATCGAGCGTCAGTGTCCCGAACATCTGGCGGAGTTCATCGTGAGTGTACACACCGGGATGAGATTGTCGGAGCAGTACACAACCAGCTGGAACCAGGTTGATCTTGATCGGCGCGTAATCGAACTCGGCAAGACGAAGAACTTCTCACGACGAACTGTACATCTTAATGCCGATGCGATCACCGCAATCAAGTCCGTCCGGTCACCCGGCCGGAAGCGGACCGCCATGGTGTTCCCGAACCCCGTAAAGGACTTCGTGACTGACCGGTGGTTCCACCCTTGCCTCAAGGAAGCTGGGATCACCGCCTATGTTTGGCACTGCAACCGTCATACCTTCTGCTCTTGGCTGGCGATGAACGGAGCATCGATCAATGAGATTCAGGTCGCCGCTGGACACAAGACCATTGCAATGGCTGCAAAGTACGCGCACCTGAGTCCGGCCCACAACTTGGGGGTAGTTGACCGCATCTCCGGCGCAGTCCGTAATCCCAACAAGCACTGA